The segment TGCGGGTCGGTGCCCGTCACCTTCACCCGCAACAGCGCCGAGGACGGCCTGCCGAACCGCGACACACCGTAGGGCTCCCACGCCGCGGTGACGTTCGCCGCGAGTTCACTTGGCGTGAGCGGCAATCCGAGGGTTTCGATGGTGCGCTCACTGATGACCGTGGACTGGGCCAACGACACGTAGGTGGACATCCGGCTGTTGGCCCCGATGCCGCCGGCGTAGGCAGAGTAAGTACCCGGATCGCCGGCGACCTGGGCGAACAACAGTACCGAGGCGGTGTAGCTGCGCTCGGCGGTGAGCTTGTGCAGGCCGAACGCCGCGGCCGGCGCCAGCAGCGTCGCCACCAGGATGACGATCCAGCCCTTGGCGAGGATCGTCAGGTAATCCCGTGCCCGTGGCACGTCGACCGGCGCCCTCAATTTCTGCTCAGGCAGTCGTTGGGCGGCGGCTGTGCCCCGTCGAGGCGATCCATCAGCCAGGGCAACGTGAAACCACTGTCCAGGTCGGCGTGGCCCTTTCCGGGCCCCTTGCGGATCTCGATGTAGCTGCCCATCGCGCAGGCCCGGTCCAGGGCCCGCTCGAACCAGGACTCGTCGACCAGCATGTCCTGGGTGCCGTACCCGACCACCATGGGCGTGGTGTTCGGCGCTTGCGGCACAGCGATTTCGGCGAGCCGGTCACGCAACCACACAACATCCTCGTAGGTGGCCGGCCGGAGGTCCTCGTTGGTCATCAGCGCCCGCACCCTGGCGATATCGTCGAAGTTGGGCGGGATGCAGTCCAGCAACTCGTCCCAGTGCTCGGCGGTGGCCCCGCGCCGGTAGTTGTCCAGGTTCATCTCCGGGTTGAACCACTTGAGCGACTGCAGCGCGAAGACCAGGGTCACCCGCTGATCGGGAGTCAGTGTGCCGTTCCACGCGGCGTCGGCGAGGCCGGACATGTCGGCGGCCGGGGCCATCGAGACCGTGCCCAGCAGGTTGAGTCCTTGACCGTAGGTGGGGGCCTGCTCGGCGGCCGCCCACACCGCCAGCCCGCCGGCCGAGTGCCCGTAGGCCAGCCACGTCCCGGTGGTCTCCGCACCGACCCGCTGCGCGGCGCGCACCGAGTCGATGACGTTGTAGCCGTAGGTCTTGGCATTGAGGAACGGATGCTGGTAGCCCTCGACACCGGCGCCCTGGAAATCGGACACGGTCACCAGAAACCCGGACCGCACGAAGACCGACATGGTCCACGCGTTCAGCGGCAGGCTGCCGTAGAGGCTGCTCGCGCACTTGTTGAGGACACCCTTGGTGCCTTGGCCGAAAGCCAGGATCGGCCAGCCGCCCTTGGGCGGATCGCCCGGGGGTATCGCGATGGCACCGGACACCTCGGTCGGCGAGCCGTCCACCCCGGAGGTCGACCGGTAGACCACCCGCATGTAGGTGGCGTCGTCCTGGTTGAGCAGTTCGCTGCCGCTCATCGGCTCCACGGACACCAGCGAACCCGGTCCGTCGTCGGTCATATCGGGCGGCGGCAGATGCGGCTTGCCGTCGAACGGCGGCGCGAAGGTCTTGATCGCGACGGTCTCCGAGCCCGCCGGTGGTGCCGGTGCGTCCGCCGGTGCGCAGGAGGTCACCAGGACGACTGCGACGAACAGCACCGCCGCACCACGAATCAGACTCGGCACGCCGTTATCCCGAGCTGTGCGATGAGGTCTGCGACCTCGCGGTGCGGCTGTCGGCGTCGTCCTCGGCGGCGGCCGAGGGCGCGGCGGCCGCGTGCGCGCCACCGTGGTGCTTGCGATCGGCGGACAACTCGCGCCGATGCCCGGGTTCGCAGGTCGCCACCACGCCGAGCACCGGGGCATGCGCGGTCTGCAGCACCTTGAGCGCCTTGCGCAGCGCCGAGGTCTTGGTGTGCCCCAGTCGGCCGAGCACCAGTGCACCGTCGCCGAGCGCGGCGGGCACCGCACCGTCGGCGTACTTGGTCAGCGGCGGGGTGTCGATGATGACGTAGTCGAAGTGGCCGCGCAGCAGCTCGAGCACCCGCTGCACCCGCTGGTCGCCCCACAGCTCACGACGCACCGACGGCACGGGGCCGGACGGCAGCAGCGCGAACCCGGACTGCGGGACCTCGATCAGCGACTCGGACAGATCATGCTGGCCGGCCAGCAGCGTGGTGAACCCCTTGGTGCCGGCCTGCGACAGGGCGGCGCCCTCGAGCGCGAGCAGCTGCGGCAGTTCCGGATTCACCAGGTCGCCGTCCACCAGTACCACCGAGTGGCCCGATTCGGCGAAGGCGACGGCCAGGTCGATGGCGGTCGAGGACCGGCCGTCCTGGGCCGACGGGCTGGTCACCGCGATCACCCGGGGGTGCTGTCCGGTGGCGTTGCGGGCGAACTGCACGTTGGTGCGCAGCTCACGCAGGCGCTCCACGGCCAGGCCGCCGGCGTCGATGTCGATGATGCCGTCGCGGCTCTGCTTGTCGTCGACCAGCGTGCCCAGCAGCGGGATCCCGGTGACATCTTCGATGCGCTCGCTGCGGCGCAGCTTGGTGTCCGAAAGACCCAGCGCGATCGCCAGCAACACACCGAGCACCAAACCACCCACCGCGCCGGCGGCCAGCCGGGTGGTCAGTCCCATCGCGGGCACCTTGGTGCCGTAGCTGGCGTCGTCGACGAGCACGGCGGCCGCCGCGGCCTCACCACCGCGGCGCGAGGTCTCCAGCTCGGCCGTCACGTTGACCAGTTGGTCGGCGACGGCATTGGCGTAGCGCTGGGCGGCCGCGGGATCCGGATCGGTGGCGGTGACGTCGAGCAGCACGGTCTGAGGCAACGGGACGGCCGTGATCTTGGCGCGCAGCTCGTCGACGGTCAGCGGCGCCTTGAGCTGGTCGATGGCCCGCGCGGCCACCTGATCGCTGGTGGCCAGACCGGCGTAGGAGAAGACGCGCTCCTGGGAGAACAGGTTGTTCTGGTAGGCATCGCCCACCGAGGATCCGCTCTGCGTGGTGACGAACAACCGCGTCGTCGATGAGTACTGCGTCGTCGAGAAGAAGGTGGTTGCGTAACCCACGGCGACACCGATCAGCGTCGCCAAGAGCACCACCCACCACAACCGGCGAAAAATTCGCAGGTAATCACCGATGGCCAAGGGAGCACTCCATTCGCTCTTGGGTCGCCACAACAATGCAACGATAGCGTCAACAACAGTAGCTGCACACTTTGCCGAGCGCCCCTGTAGCGCGGCCAGCTGAGTCGATGCAAGGATAGTTAAATGCAACGACGGTGCGGTAAAGCCGTGAGGATCATGACGCAATGAGGACGAGTCCGCAATGAAACTCGGCACGTCGGGGCGCCCCAACCTGCTGGTCGCAGCCGCGATCATCGTCGTGGTCCCGTTGATCGCCGCCGCGGTGGCACAGGGCGGCAAGCTCGGGGTCATGGCCGTCGGCGGGTTGATTGCTCTGGCGGTCGGCGTCTACATCGGTCTTCGCCATCCGCTGTGGCTGTACTGGGGTATGGCGATCGCCGTCGGCGCGCTGCCGTTCGGCTACTTCCCGGGTGTGCACCTGCCGCTGTATCTGCCGTTCGCCGGCGGGGCGCTGGTGGCCGCGCTGGTGCATCCCAACGCCGCCAAGCGCTTCCCGGTGTTGGGCAGCACGCTGGCCAAGGCCGTGCTGGTGCTGGTGGTCATCTCCGCGGTGTCGATGGTGATCACCTTCTCCTCGATCGTGAACATCCTCGACTACACCAAATGGGCGATCGCGACGGGCGCCTTCTTCGCACTACTGGCGCTACCGCGCCAGCATCTGGTCAAGTTCGGCCGGATCTTCGTCTACGCGGCCAGTTTCAATGCGTTGATCGGTATCGGGTCCATTGTGCTGGGGTCGAATCGGCTACTGCTGCAGCCATTCCGGATCTTCGGTTATGCGGTGGCCGATACCGAACGCTTCTTCTTCACCGGTGGCACGGCCGACCTGCGCGGTGACGGCCGGTTCGCGGTGGCCGCCGACAGTCAGGCCTTCAGCCGGCTCGGCGGGCTGTGGCTGGACCCCAACGCCGCCGGTATCGGTCTGGTCATCTCGTTCGTGATCGCCATGGTGGTGTTCACCGGCTGGCGCCGGGTGGTGCTCGCCGCGATCCTCGGTTCGGCCATCGCGCTGACCCTGAGCCGCTCGGCCATCGTCAGCGTATTGGTCGGTGTGGTACTGGTTTTCGTGTTCCACCCGATGCGCTCGCGCGATCGCCAGATTCTGATCGGCACGTTGACGCTGGCCTTCATCGGCGCCTTCATGGTGCCCTCGGTGCGGACCCGGCTGATGGGCACGCTCAGCTCGAATGACGCCGGTGCCAGCGACCGGGTGGACTCGATCCGGGAGTTTCCCGGCCGCATGGACGGGCACTGGCTGTTCGGTTGGGGGTGGTCGCAGCGCGAGTTCAAGGACGGCGCATACGCCTTCATCGAGAACTTCGTCTCCAACGCCCCGTTGATCGCGATCCACCGCGGCGGGATCTTCGTCGGCGCGGCGTTCCTGGCCGTCGTCGTCACCGGGTGTGTAATTGGTTACCGGTTGTTGCGTTCGAATTCGCTACCCGCCGCACTTTATGGCGGTGTATTCATCGGATTCTCGATTGTGGCATTGAATCTCGACCACCCCGTGGTGGTGATCCCACAGATCGTGTTTCTGTACACCATTTTCCTGACATTCCTGGCCTACGCCGATCAACTCCGGCGCGAGGACAACGAGCGCTCGGCGCTGGAGTCGCGCATCGCCGAGGCCACCCGACCGGCACCGCCGGCCCCGGCGCGCGCCGGCGCCGGCTAGCGCGGCGGGGTTGCCGCCAGCAGCGCCTCGACCGCGCGGTGGGGTCGCCGCTGCTGCCAGTACTGACGGTTGAGCGCGTACAGCCGGTCCCCCGCCGCGACGGCGGCCGGCACATCCAGCAGCAGCCGCCGGCATTGCCCGACGAAATCGGCATCGTCATCGTGGACGCCCAGCTCCAGCAGGTCACCGAGCGATCCGACCGCCGCCGTGGTGCCCACCACCGGCAAACCCATTCTGGCCGCATCGAGGATCTTCACCCGGACGCCGCCGCCGGTGCTGATCGGCGCGATCATGGCCCGGCAGGTGCCGAGGAATCCGGCCAGGTCGTCGACGAAGCCCAGGTCACGCACACCGTCGGGATAGTGCGGCGCCTTGGCCTTGGCGTGTTTGGCGCCGATCACGCACAGTTCGGCACCGGGGATACCCGCCGCGATCTGCGGCCACAGCCGCAGCGCGGTCAGGAAGGCTTCCTGGTTCGGGGGCCAGTCCCTGGTGCCCATCAGGACCAACCGGCGCCCGGTGCCCGCCACATCGACCTGCGCCGCCGGGGGCAGCGTGATGTCGAGCCATCGTGCGGACGCAATCCCGTTGGCGCGGTAGAACTCCGCCTCCTGGGCGTCGTAGGTGCCGACCGCGTCGGCGGCCCGGGCGACCCGCAATTCGTCGCGCACCAACCGACCGGCCTGCAACCGCCCCAGCAGACCCCGGCTGGCCCGCCAGACCAGCGATTCGCTGACGTGGGTGTTGACGACGAAGCGCGCCCCCCCGAATTGCGTGCTGCGCAGGAACGATTCGGCCATGTAGCTGTGCTCGGCGACGAACACATCGGCCGGGGAGGCGGAGATCGCGGCCACCAGATCGTCGTTGTCGAACCGCGCGTGCGCCAGGCTGCGCCCGGTACGCACGGTATCGGTGAGCAACGCCAGCGGCCGCACCCCCGACTTGGCCACCCGCTGCAGTTCGGCGCCACCCTCGACCAGGTCGGTGCTCACGCGCCCCGGTCGCTGGTGCGACAGGCAGATGACCGATACCGCATGGGAATCCGCGGCCAGCCGCATCACCAACCGGGAGAGTTCCACATCCCCGCCGTGTTCGGCGACCGGATCTTTGGACAGCAGGAACGTCGCTGTGGTCATTCGCGGACCTTCTCGGCGGGGGTCGTCGTGGGCTTGCGGTACAGCACGTAGGCATAGATGGCCAGCAGCAGAGCGTCGGCGATCACCGTGGCGATCGCGGCCCCGACCGCACCCGCCACCGCCAGCAGCGCGACCAGCCCGAGCTTGACCGGGAGCAGGCTGATATTGGCCACCAACCGGGTGGTGTCACGCCGCTGTAGGTAGAGCACCGCCTGGAACACCGAGGTGATGGTGCGCATCCCGCAGAACACGCTCATGATGATCATCGCCACGGCGAGCTGCTGGGGTGCGGGGGTGAACAACATCACCACGCCGACGATGAGGACCAGCGACCCGGCGACCCCACCGAGGATCAGCGTGCTCTTCAGCGGCGGGCCGGCCGAGAGCTGCCCGCCTCCTTCGCGCAGCGAGCGGTTGTAGGACATGCCGAAGGACTGCCCGACCGCGACGATCGCGATGGTGACGGTGACGGTCAGCGCGTAGTACCCGACGATGGTGTCATCGGTCAGCCACCCCAGCAGCAGCACGTCGCCCTGCAGATAGGCGGCCAACCCGAGCATCTCGCCGATCAGGATCGCGATCAGCTTCGGCGGGCCCGGCATGCCGGGGCGGTGCCGCAGCACCACGAAGCCGACCACCACGGCGATCACCGCATACGGCGCCACCA is part of the Mycobacterium adipatum genome and harbors:
- a CDS encoding YveK family protein, which translates into the protein MPRARDYLTILAKGWIVILVATLLAPAAAFGLHKLTAERSYTASVLLFAQVAGDPGTYSAYAGGIGANSRMSTYVSLAQSTVISERTIETLGLPLTPSELAANVTAAWEPYGVSRFGRPSSALLRVKVTGTDPQTTIDTVNTLASVLMKMSGELEWIEAKPTDPIQYTGPVAELVAVDPATVVHEVQPDITNILLVAAGVGFALSVVLVLAFGLARDEVLTPGQLRQVANSFTSPSGDARS
- a CDS encoding lipase family protein gives rise to the protein MPSLIRGAAVLFVAVVLVTSCAPADAPAPPAGSETVAIKTFAPPFDGKPHLPPPDMTDDGPGSLVSVEPMSGSELLNQDDATYMRVVYRSTSGVDGSPTEVSGAIAIPPGDPPKGGWPILAFGQGTKGVLNKCASSLYGSLPLNAWTMSVFVRSGFLVTVSDFQGAGVEGYQHPFLNAKTYGYNVIDSVRAAQRVGAETTGTWLAYGHSAGGLAVWAAAEQAPTYGQGLNLLGTVSMAPAADMSGLADAAWNGTLTPDQRVTLVFALQSLKWFNPEMNLDNYRRGATAEHWDELLDCIPPNFDDIARVRALMTNEDLRPATYEDVVWLRDRLAEIAVPQAPNTTPMVVGYGTQDMLVDESWFERALDRACAMGSYIEIRKGPGKGHADLDSGFTLPWLMDRLDGAQPPPNDCLSRN
- a CDS encoding O-antigen ligase family protein — encoded protein: MKLGTSGRPNLLVAAAIIVVVPLIAAAVAQGGKLGVMAVGGLIALAVGVYIGLRHPLWLYWGMAIAVGALPFGYFPGVHLPLYLPFAGGALVAALVHPNAAKRFPVLGSTLAKAVLVLVVISAVSMVITFSSIVNILDYTKWAIATGAFFALLALPRQHLVKFGRIFVYAASFNALIGIGSIVLGSNRLLLQPFRIFGYAVADTERFFFTGGTADLRGDGRFAVAADSQAFSRLGGLWLDPNAAGIGLVISFVIAMVVFTGWRRVVLAAILGSAIALTLSRSAIVSVLVGVVLVFVFHPMRSRDRQILIGTLTLAFIGAFMVPSVRTRLMGTLSSNDAGASDRVDSIREFPGRMDGHWLFGWGWSQREFKDGAYAFIENFVSNAPLIAIHRGGIFVGAAFLAVVVTGCVIGYRLLRSNSLPAALYGGVFIGFSIVALNLDHPVVVIPQIVFLYTIFLTFLAYADQLRREDNERSALESRIAEATRPAPPAPARAGAG
- a CDS encoding lipopolysaccharide biosynthesis protein encodes the protein MSEPTEPVAPAPTSHHLMRTLWAVFWLYGGRGVGLLWTVIIIAQLGIADYGQYGMAYAAFSLIGPPLDNPFAVRAVRESQERFLRERVTRYLLGLTLMAAGAALVEVSYIAWFGLFVAGGEIILKAYQSHWARDGQPQRVAQLDTIRQVASVACAAGYVFAVDDPTLQVASLFLVAPYAVIAVVVGFVVLRHRPGMPGPPKLIAILIGEMLGLAAYLQGDVLLLGWLTDDTIVGYYALTVTVTIAIVAVGQSFGMSYNRSLREGGGQLSAGPPLKSTLILGGVAGSLVLIVGVVMLFTPAPQQLAVAMIIMSVFCGMRTITSVFQAVLYLQRRDTTRLVANISLLPVKLGLVALLAVAGAVGAAIATVIADALLLAIYAYVLYRKPTTTPAEKVRE
- a CDS encoding glycosyltransferase, whose product is MTTATFLLSKDPVAEHGGDVELSRLVMRLAADSHAVSVICLSHQRPGRVSTDLVEGGAELQRVAKSGVRPLALLTDTVRTGRSLAHARFDNDDLVAAISASPADVFVAEHSYMAESFLRSTQFGGARFVVNTHVSESLVWRASRGLLGRLQAGRLVRDELRVARAADAVGTYDAQEAEFYRANGIASARWLDITLPPAAQVDVAGTGRRLVLMGTRDWPPNQEAFLTALRLWPQIAAGIPGAELCVIGAKHAKAKAPHYPDGVRDLGFVDDLAGFLGTCRAMIAPISTGGGVRVKILDAARMGLPVVGTTAAVGSLGDLLELGVHDDDADFVGQCRRLLLDVPAAVAAGDRLYALNRQYWQQRRPHRAVEALLAATPPR
- a CDS encoding polysaccharide biosynthesis tyrosine autokinase; this translates as MAIGDYLRIFRRLWWVVLLATLIGVAVGYATTFFSTTQYSSTTRLFVTTQSGSSVGDAYQNNLFSQERVFSYAGLATSDQVAARAIDQLKAPLTVDELRAKITAVPLPQTVLLDVTATDPDPAAAQRYANAVADQLVNVTAELETSRRGGEAAAAAVLVDDASYGTKVPAMGLTTRLAAGAVGGLVLGVLLAIALGLSDTKLRRSERIEDVTGIPLLGTLVDDKQSRDGIIDIDAGGLAVERLRELRTNVQFARNATGQHPRVIAVTSPSAQDGRSSTAIDLAVAFAESGHSVVLVDGDLVNPELPQLLALEGAALSQAGTKGFTTLLAGQHDLSESLIEVPQSGFALLPSGPVPSVRRELWGDQRVQRVLELLRGHFDYVIIDTPPLTKYADGAVPAALGDGALVLGRLGHTKTSALRKALKVLQTAHAPVLGVVATCEPGHRRELSADRKHHGGAHAAAAPSAAAEDDADSRTARSQTSSHSSG